One genomic segment of Bacteroides caccae includes these proteins:
- a CDS encoding fimbrillin family protein has protein sequence MKVFHYLPKNIGSFAIFSILLTACVNHISEENEAIIADGNIPLKFVTDIHELINTRIVGNSFEEGEGVGLFALAGSTTMQEERYVDNLHFVRSSGGEFLSDELVYYPDDGVTLNLVSYYPYRQEGVAIGESTMSVSVETNQEVAADYSRSDFLVAIRDGVSASIDAIPLTYNHKFFRLKIAIVPGEGGNVEDLLAADPHLSVSGFYTKAIYDFQKQSYSDYLEENVIIPAGVWQIEAEKKLIGKELILIPQEVMAGYQYVTLEVEGKQYISLLPSTLNLQEGKQRELEITFVAAEDILMNKVSGEISDWKGDETDHAESENLHKYIDVSKLTFAKSNVYKVLNAGKQVAEICKEYLVTPYFSSQAIVAYPMKNDATADLSQGVVVQLLGQAGKVHGGKVSWNIDEHSLTYIAGTLPVYNNIYVLANGKVTLSITEADDVLQVLALDDVARDVRGGVIHNYPLVKIGTQYWMRNNLEAALFANGDEIPKLNEVTENAVGYLLSCTNNYLYTASVALSPDFLPLHWNIPNWEDWNILNSYLKGDVSLLKSGEWVSIDGAEVLPVNNDSGFNGLPVGMYSYPDLSVLEGKFLGYWTLDDTNTEMAESVFFLKSNANTMETATSAVERKAFSIRCIRK, from the coding sequence ATGAAAGTATTTCATTATTTACCCAAGAACATAGGTTCTTTTGCTATTTTCTCTATCTTGCTGACTGCTTGTGTGAACCACATTTCGGAAGAAAATGAAGCGATAATTGCTGATGGAAATATTCCATTGAAGTTTGTAACTGACATACATGAATTGATTAATACTCGTATTGTCGGTAATAGTTTTGAAGAAGGAGAAGGAGTCGGTTTATTCGCACTTGCGGGTTCCACTACAATGCAGGAGGAACGCTATGTAGATAATCTTCATTTTGTTCGTTCTTCCGGAGGCGAGTTTCTGTCGGATGAGTTGGTATATTATCCGGATGACGGAGTGACCCTTAATTTAGTGAGCTATTATCCTTATCGGCAAGAGGGAGTGGCGATAGGAGAGAGCACGATGTCGGTGTCAGTAGAAACAAATCAAGAGGTTGCTGCTGATTATTCTCGTTCAGATTTTTTGGTTGCTATCCGAGACGGTGTTTCTGCAAGCATAGATGCCATTCCTTTGACTTATAATCATAAGTTTTTTCGTCTGAAGATAGCGATCGTGCCGGGTGAAGGTGGCAATGTGGAAGATTTATTGGCAGCTGATCCCCACCTTTCGGTTAGTGGCTTTTATACAAAAGCAATATATGATTTTCAGAAGCAGTCTTATTCCGATTATTTGGAAGAAAATGTTATTATCCCGGCCGGAGTATGGCAGATAGAGGCTGAAAAGAAGTTGATAGGGAAAGAACTTATCTTGATACCGCAAGAGGTTATGGCCGGATATCAGTATGTGACGCTGGAAGTTGAAGGCAAACAGTATATTAGCTTGTTACCTTCAACTCTGAATTTGCAGGAAGGCAAACAAAGAGAGCTGGAAATAACTTTTGTAGCTGCTGAGGATATTTTGATGAACAAAGTTAGTGGAGAAATTAGCGATTGGAAAGGTGATGAAACTGATCATGCCGAATCGGAAAATCTTCATAAATATATAGATGTGTCGAAATTGACGTTTGCAAAATCGAATGTATATAAAGTCTTGAACGCAGGAAAACAGGTGGCTGAAATATGTAAGGAATATCTGGTGACTCCGTACTTTTCTTCTCAGGCAATAGTTGCTTATCCGATGAAGAATGATGCTACTGCTGATTTATCTCAAGGAGTGGTAGTTCAACTTCTAGGGCAAGCTGGTAAGGTGCATGGTGGTAAAGTGTCGTGGAATATAGATGAGCATTCGTTGACTTATATTGCCGGGACTTTGCCTGTTTATAATAATATTTATGTATTGGCAAACGGAAAAGTTACTTTGTCAATAACAGAGGCAGATGATGTGTTACAGGTATTAGCATTAGATGATGTGGCTCGTGATGTACGTGGAGGAGTAATTCATAATTATCCGTTGGTGAAAATCGGAACACAGTATTGGATGCGGAATAATCTGGAAGCAGCTTTGTTTGCGAATGGTGATGAAATTCCGAAATTGAATGAAGTTACTGAAAATGCTGTCGGGTATTTGCTATCCTGTACAAATAATTACCTTTATACCGCTAGTGTAGCATTATCTCCTGATTTCTTGCCACTCCATTGGAATATTCCAAATTGGGAGGACTGGAATATCTTAAATTCTTACCTGAAAGGGGATGTTTCTTTATTGAAATCGGGTGAATGGGTATCTATAGACGGGGCAGAAGTGTTGCCCGTTAACAATGATTCAGGTTTTAACGGACTTCCTGTAGGAATGTATTCTTATCCGGATCTAAGTGTTTTAGAAGGCAAGTTTTTAGGATATTGGACACTGGATGATACAAATACGGAAATGGCTGAATCTGTCTTTTTTTTGAAAAGCAATGCAAATACTATGGAAACGGCCACATCAGCTGTTGAAAGAAAGGCTTTTTCTATCCGCTGTATCCGAAAGTAA
- a CDS encoding DUF2490 domain-containing protein, translating into MSSKFIIIRVLLFVLLVVGTTSAMIAQDNDFTTWTKFKVNHKIDSRFAVSGNLELRTEDDMSAIDRWGISVGGDYRAFSFLKFEIGYETHYRNLGEIGWKFRHRYRIGATASFRYQWLKMSLRERFQQTFDRGESETRLRSRLKLGYAPQKGIVSPYFSIEIYQSLDDAPFWRTARLRYRPGIEIDLTKRWSLDAFYCYQYESSRGKHIAGVEVGYSF; encoded by the coding sequence ATGAGTAGCAAATTTATAATTATTAGAGTTTTATTGTTTGTGTTGTTGGTTGTTGGTACAACTTCTGCCATGATCGCACAAGATAATGATTTCACAACCTGGACTAAATTCAAAGTAAATCATAAGATTGACTCCCGCTTTGCTGTTTCCGGTAATTTGGAATTGAGAACGGAAGATGATATGAGTGCGATTGACCGTTGGGGAATTTCTGTCGGAGGTGATTACCGTGCCTTTTCGTTTTTGAAATTTGAGATTGGTTATGAAACGCATTATCGGAACTTAGGTGAAATAGGGTGGAAGTTCAGACACCGTTATCGTATTGGAGCTACGGCCAGTTTTCGTTATCAATGGCTCAAAATGTCTTTGCGGGAAAGGTTTCAGCAGACTTTTGATCGTGGAGAATCAGAAACTCGTTTACGTTCCCGGCTGAAGTTGGGATATGCTCCCCAAAAAGGAATTGTTTCACCTTATTTCTCTATTGAAATTTATCAAAGTTTGGATGATGCACCTTTTTGGCGGACAGCTCGTTTAAGGTATCGTCCCGGAATAGAGATTGATTTAACTAAGCGCTGGTCTCTTGATGCTTTTTATTGTTATCAATATGAATCTTCGCGAGGTAAGCATATTGCAGGGGTAGAGGTCGGTTATTCTTTTTGA
- a CDS encoding LytR/AlgR family response regulator transcription factor: MNKIKAAIIEDEVPAARLLHEMIQSLRPDWEVMILPGTIEESVEWFHVNPHPELLFLDIQLTDGNSFMLIEQARPDSMIVFTTAYDEYAVRAFAVNSIDYLLKPIHQERLLQTIERFESLTEKYIRDFNRESRILEVLDSLSDTQKLPVVENKKYRTRFLISSGNKLFTLAVSDVAYFYSENKLTFVVTKNNREYVLDFALDKLCEQLNPDVFFRTNRQTLVSVDAIQRIEPYFLGKAVVHVLPPFKDKIIVSKDKIAAFKVWLNY; this comes from the coding sequence ATGAATAAGATAAAAGCTGCAATAATAGAAGATGAAGTGCCGGCGGCACGTTTGCTACATGAGATGATACAGTCGCTTCGCCCGGATTGGGAGGTGATGATTCTGCCCGGTACTATCGAAGAATCCGTTGAATGGTTTCATGTGAATCCTCATCCGGAACTTTTATTTTTGGATATTCAGTTGACGGACGGCAATTCATTTATGTTGATTGAACAAGCTCGGCCGGATAGTATGATTGTTTTTACCACCGCTTATGACGAGTACGCTGTCCGTGCTTTTGCGGTGAATAGCATTGACTATTTGCTGAAACCGATTCATCAGGAACGTTTATTGCAGACTATCGAACGTTTCGAGAGTCTCACAGAGAAATATATCCGTGATTTTAATCGGGAGAGCCGTATACTGGAGGTGTTGGACAGTTTGTCTGATACGCAGAAGCTTCCGGTGGTAGAGAATAAAAAATATCGCACCCGATTTCTTATTTCTTCCGGTAATAAACTTTTTACTTTGGCGGTAAGTGATGTTGCCTATTTCTATTCGGAGAACAAGCTCACTTTTGTAGTTACCAAGAATAATAGAGAATATGTTCTGGACTTTGCTTTGGATAAACTCTGCGAACAATTGAATCCTGATGTCTTCTTTCGGACCAATCGTCAGACACTTGTTTCGGTAGATGCCATTCAGCGTATCGAACCCTATTTTTTAGGTAAGGCGGTTGTACACGTCCTGCCACCATTTAAAGATAAAATCATAGTCAGCAAAGACAAGATAGCGGCTTTCAAGGTGTGGCTGAATTATTAA
- a CDS encoding winged helix-turn-helix transcriptional regulator, producing the protein MKNFHPTGNCPVRDVLSRLGDKWSMLVLITLNANGTMRFSDIHKTIGDVSQRMLTVTLRTLESDGLVERKVYAEVPPRVEYNLTDTGGTLIPHIEGLVGWALENMNTILEHRKND; encoded by the coding sequence ATGAAAAACTTCCACCCGACAGGAAATTGTCCAGTTAGAGATGTGCTCAGCCGCTTGGGAGATAAGTGGTCGATGCTGGTGCTTATCACTTTGAATGCCAATGGTACTATGCGTTTTAGCGACATTCATAAGACAATAGGAGATGTTTCTCAGAGAATGTTGACGGTCACTCTTCGTACACTCGAATCCGATGGATTGGTGGAGCGGAAAGTGTATGCGGAAGTACCTCCTCGTGTAGAGTATAACTTGACGGATACGGGAGGGACTCTGATTCCTCATATTGAAGGATTAGTAGGGTGGGCCTTGGAGAATATGAATACGATTTTGGAACATAGAAAAAATGATTAA
- a CDS encoding GNAT family N-acetyltransferase, whose translation MEIKKVISDKKEFLELLLLADEQESMVDRYLERGDMFVLYDNGLKAACVVTREGEGIYEIKNIATVPFFQRQGYGKRLIEFLFEHYLDKCTEMLVGTGDVSSTISFYEHCGFTISHRVENFFTDNYDHPIYEEGKLLTDMVYLKRTF comes from the coding sequence ATGGAGATAAAGAAAGTAATTTCAGATAAGAAAGAATTCCTCGAATTGTTACTCTTGGCTGATGAACAAGAAAGTATGGTAGACCGGTATTTGGAACGTGGCGATATGTTCGTTCTGTATGACAACGGATTGAAAGCAGCCTGTGTAGTAACCCGTGAAGGGGAAGGCATTTATGAAATCAAGAATATTGCTACTGTTCCTTTTTTTCAACGTCAGGGATACGGGAAACGTTTAATTGAATTTCTATTCGAGCATTATCTGGACAAGTGTACTGAAATGTTGGTTGGTACAGGAGATGTGTCTTCTACCATATCTTTCTACGAACATTGCGGTTTTACCATTTCCCACCGTGTAGAGAATTTCTTTACCGACAATTACGACCATCCGATTTATGAAGAAGGCAAACTGTTGACGGACATGGTATATTTGAAAAGAACATTCTAA
- a CDS encoding DJ-1/PfpI family protein, which yields MAKKVAVLAVNPVNGCGLFQYLEAFFENGISYKVFAVSDTKEIKTNSGISLTTDDVIANLKGHEDEFDAFVFSCGDAVPVFQQNADKPYNIDLMEVIKTFGDKGKIMIGHCAGAMMFDFTGITKGKKVAVHPLAKPAIQNGIATDEKSEIDGNFFTAQDENTIWTMLPQVIEALK from the coding sequence ATGGCAAAGAAAGTAGCAGTTTTAGCAGTAAATCCGGTAAATGGTTGTGGATTATTCCAATACCTGGAAGCATTTTTTGAAAATGGCATTTCATATAAAGTATTTGCCGTATCGGATACGAAGGAGATTAAAACAAATTCAGGAATCAGTCTGACAACAGATGATGTGATTGCTAATTTGAAAGGACATGAGGATGAGTTTGACGCATTTGTTTTCTCATGCGGAGACGCTGTACCTGTATTTCAGCAGAATGCAGACAAACCTTATAATATAGATCTAATGGAAGTTATCAAAACTTTCGGAGATAAGGGCAAAATAATGATCGGACATTGTGCCGGTGCAATGATGTTTGACTTCACAGGGATAACGAAAGGTAAGAAAGTGGCTGTTCATCCGTTAGCCAAACCGGCTATCCAAAACGGAATAGCTACCGATGAAAAATCAGAGATTGACGGTAACTTCTTTACTGCACAGGATGAAAATACTATTTGGACAATGTTACCACAAGTTATTGAAGCACTGAAATAA
- a CDS encoding ATP-binding protein codes for MDIKKRLLLLLLCFISIVPSIAQRDHIDISNYILCINSYAESSPWSNRMISTVTEYVQKDPQLALYAEHMNMLMIENDSTLAEFKLSISQKYKRHRPRLLILLGNPALLMRDEYRELWGDIPIVLCSEENYLGPQETYTKKQAIATADRTPLTQLADPYNMVLLYSNLYLDENIQLICHIVPEIKKFIFIGDARQINQTNNLDIRNKLKKTHPNVEYQFITPQDMTTNQLLDSLYFVDPKTTGVLFSSWFYKTTFAGNTSLVSNAHKLIGTTAAPIFTLNMADITEENGGMIGGYTYNQKHFNQQLIHTIAEILAGKQARDIPFYIPTDGAPIINYKILLRKGFSPSMCPPDTHFLNKPLSFWKQNEYFIIGTLCFVVLLAFLLFYRIHSLNIIKNAQRKEIDAMTDFKNLINNMPILYMQEELITDEKGTPVELIYRNVNSHFEKNFYRKEEVIGKKASEIFPESMPEFLHFIQIALAENKAITFPYYFRKIDAFYDIVLRGNPHNKMIDVFCLDSTELHRAQQKLSTINNKLAMSLDVANIVPWKWDLTSRTILCDINKPIELSTQGKGIAEEQLAVPDIQYFSKIFKEDRKRVEQAYKDLIEGRSEKVKEEYRVINTHKGFHRIEWVEAQAAVETRDENGKPLTLVGSSLIITERKKMEQELINAKNRAEESNRLKSAFLANMSHEIRTPLNAIVGFSGILASTEEEEEKQEYVSIIENNNTLLLQLISDILDLSKIEAGTLDLHYSNVEINDLMRELENSCQLKLKSDNVKLEFVAPEEPCFANIEKNRLSQLIINFVTNAIKFTSQGSIRFGYERQNNELYFYVTDTGCGIPQDKLDSIFGRFVKLNSFAQGTGLGLSICRTLINHMGGKIGVESEEGKGSTFWFTLPYKQIEAIEKAPQKKIQSITIAKDKLIILIAEDNESNYKLFESILKYDYHLIHAWDGQEAVNMFKEYDPQIVLMDINMPVMDGYEATKEIRKYSAKVPIIAITAFAYASDEQRVMASGFDGYMPKPINARLLKAQLMDIMQKRIILL; via the coding sequence ATGGATATAAAAAAACGCTTATTGTTGCTACTTTTATGTTTCATATCTATTGTACCCAGTATAGCACAAAGAGATCATATTGACATTTCAAATTATATCTTATGTATTAACTCTTATGCAGAATCTTCCCCTTGGAGTAACCGCATGATTTCTACGGTAACGGAATATGTACAGAAAGACCCGCAACTGGCTTTATATGCGGAACACATGAATATGTTAATGATTGAAAATGACTCCACACTGGCAGAATTCAAACTGTCGATTTCTCAAAAATATAAAAGACACCGTCCCCGTTTACTTATTTTGTTGGGAAATCCCGCCTTATTGATGCGCGATGAATACAGAGAACTGTGGGGAGACATTCCTATCGTATTATGCTCGGAAGAAAACTATCTGGGTCCGCAGGAGACTTACACCAAGAAACAAGCCATTGCAACAGCCGACCGCACTCCTCTCACTCAATTGGCCGACCCATATAATATGGTTCTCTTATATTCAAATCTTTATCTGGATGAGAATATACAACTAATATGCCATATCGTTCCCGAAATAAAGAAATTCATATTTATCGGTGACGCGCGGCAAATTAACCAAACCAACAATTTAGATATCCGCAATAAACTGAAAAAAACGCATCCGAATGTAGAGTATCAGTTTATAACCCCACAAGACATGACAACGAACCAACTATTGGATTCATTGTATTTCGTTGATCCAAAAACAACAGGAGTTTTATTTTCTTCCTGGTTCTATAAAACGACATTTGCAGGCAACACCTCGTTAGTCTCCAATGCCCACAAACTGATAGGGACAACAGCCGCCCCCATATTCACTCTCAATATGGCGGACATCACCGAAGAAAACGGCGGAATGATAGGTGGCTATACCTACAATCAAAAGCACTTCAACCAACAATTAATCCATACCATTGCTGAAATACTCGCAGGCAAACAAGCACGCGATATTCCATTTTACATACCGACAGACGGCGCCCCTATTATCAATTATAAAATCTTACTCCGTAAGGGATTTTCTCCTTCCATGTGTCCACCGGATACACATTTCCTGAACAAGCCACTATCATTTTGGAAACAAAATGAGTACTTTATTATAGGGACACTATGTTTTGTTGTATTACTAGCATTTCTACTATTTTACCGTATTCACAGCCTGAACATAATAAAGAACGCACAACGAAAAGAAATAGACGCCATGACGGATTTTAAGAATCTGATAAATAATATGCCTATTCTTTATATGCAGGAAGAATTAATCACCGATGAAAAAGGGACTCCCGTAGAACTGATTTACCGAAATGTAAATAGCCATTTTGAGAAGAACTTCTATCGCAAGGAAGAAGTGATAGGTAAGAAAGCAAGTGAGATATTCCCTGAATCCATGCCCGAGTTTTTGCATTTCATCCAAATAGCATTAGCAGAAAACAAAGCAATAACATTCCCTTATTATTTCAGGAAAATAGATGCCTTTTACGATATAGTACTCCGGGGAAATCCGCATAACAAAATGATAGACGTCTTTTGCCTGGACAGTACCGAACTACACAGAGCACAACAAAAATTAAGTACGATTAACAACAAACTTGCCATGTCACTCGATGTAGCCAATATCGTGCCGTGGAAATGGGACTTAACGAGCCGAACAATTCTTTGTGATATCAATAAACCGATAGAACTCAGTACCCAGGGAAAGGGTATAGCCGAGGAGCAACTGGCAGTGCCCGATATTCAATATTTCTCTAAAATATTTAAAGAAGACCGGAAACGGGTGGAACAAGCCTACAAAGATTTGATAGAGGGACGTTCAGAAAAAGTAAAAGAAGAATATCGCGTAATCAACACTCACAAAGGCTTTCACAGGATAGAATGGGTGGAAGCACAAGCTGCTGTCGAAACCCGGGATGAAAACGGCAAGCCACTGACCTTGGTGGGGTCTTCACTCATCATCACCGAACGAAAGAAAATGGAACAGGAGCTGATCAACGCCAAAAACCGTGCTGAAGAATCCAACCGCCTGAAATCCGCTTTTCTTGCAAATATGAGCCACGAAATCCGTACTCCTCTGAATGCCATAGTCGGCTTCTCCGGAATATTGGCCTCGACCGAAGAGGAAGAAGAAAAACAAGAATATGTGAGTATCATTGAAAACAATAATACTTTATTACTGCAACTCATTAGCGACATCCTTGATTTGTCAAAAATAGAAGCAGGCACATTGGATTTACATTACTCCAATGTCGAAATCAATGACTTAATGAGAGAGTTGGAAAACAGTTGCCAGTTGAAATTAAAGTCAGACAACGTAAAACTGGAATTTGTAGCTCCCGAAGAACCTTGTTTTGCAAACATAGAGAAGAACAGGTTATCGCAGTTAATTATCAACTTCGTCACAAATGCTATTAAGTTCACTAGCCAAGGCAGTATCCGATTTGGCTATGAACGGCAAAACAATGAACTTTATTTCTATGTGACCGACACCGGCTGTGGTATTCCCCAAGATAAGCTGGATAGCATCTTCGGACGTTTTGTCAAACTAAATTCTTTTGCACAAGGCACAGGATTAGGACTTTCAATCTGCCGTACACTCATCAACCACATGGGTGGAAAAATCGGTGTAGAATCCGAAGAAGGAAAGGGGTCTACATTTTGGTTCACATTACCCTATAAGCAGATAGAAGCCATAGAAAAAGCTCCTCAAAAAAAAATTCAAAGTATTACAATCGCAAAAGATAAACTAATAATTCTAATTGCAGAAGACAATGAAAGTAATTACAAACTGTTCGAGTCGATACTAAAATATGATTACCACTTAATACATGCCTGGGACGGACAAGAAGCCGTAAATATGTTCAAGGAATACGATCCGCAAATTGTATTAATGGATATCAATATGCCTGTCATGGACGGCTACGAAGCAACCAAAGAAATACGTAAATATTCGGCCAAGGTACCGATTATTGCCATTACAGCCTTTGCATATGCTTCGGACGAACAACGGGTAATGGCAAGCGGATTTGACGGCTATATGCCCAAACCTATCAATGCACGGTTGCTTAAGGCACAGCTTATGGATATCATGCAGAAACGCATTATCTTATTGTAA
- a CDS encoding sensor histidine kinase, which produces MKLNRISYSALFSGLGVFSFFLLANYAELSDRVSDALYSVGMFLFFILAFNLLGYSTIRLTTWVDNQYSVNIHRRWKLIFIYTMVMLMFFLLNYGLLVTAKFLVGASHPFVFPNGGWRILILVWLVELVILGLLLANRSMQHTLKLQKQAAALQEENNIARYTALQNQLNPHFLFNSLNTLISEIRYNPKNAELFTQHLSDVYRYTLQCQNQRLVTLQDELGFLDSYIFLHQVRLGDCIYVHNNVPDEWKEMKMPPLTLQLLVENVIKHNVIHSGKPMVIELCNVEEPPTLIICNPIRPKKCGVVSGMGLKNLSARYKLLCNQDIVIENESDKFTVKIPLLS; this is translated from the coding sequence ATAAAATTGAACCGTATATCATATAGTGCGCTGTTTTCAGGGCTAGGCGTTTTCTCTTTTTTCCTGCTAGCCAACTATGCGGAACTTTCCGATAGAGTATCGGATGCGTTATATTCGGTAGGAATGTTTCTGTTTTTTATTCTTGCGTTCAATTTGCTCGGATATTCTACTATTCGGCTGACTACGTGGGTAGATAATCAGTATTCGGTGAATATTCATCGTCGTTGGAAACTGATTTTTATTTATACAATGGTGATGTTGATGTTTTTTCTGCTCAATTATGGATTGTTGGTAACTGCCAAATTCTTGGTCGGTGCTTCACATCCTTTTGTTTTTCCTAATGGCGGGTGGCGTATCTTGATATTAGTTTGGTTGGTGGAACTGGTGATTTTAGGTTTGCTGCTTGCCAACCGTTCTATGCAGCATACCCTCAAATTGCAGAAACAGGCGGCTGCTTTGCAGGAAGAAAATAACATAGCACGCTATACAGCTCTTCAAAACCAGCTAAACCCCCATTTTCTGTTTAATAGTTTGAATACGTTGATTTCAGAAATCAGATATAATCCTAAAAATGCAGAACTCTTCACACAACATCTTTCCGACGTATATCGTTATACTCTCCAGTGTCAGAATCAGCGATTGGTGACGTTGCAGGATGAGCTTGGTTTTCTTGATTCATATATTTTTCTTCATCAAGTTCGTTTGGGTGATTGCATTTATGTCCACAACAATGTGCCGGATGAGTGGAAAGAGATGAAGATGCCGCCTTTGACGCTTCAGCTATTGGTCGAAAATGTAATCAAGCATAATGTGATCCATTCGGGGAAACCAATGGTTATCGAGCTGTGTAATGTAGAAGAACCTCCGACTCTGATAATCTGTAATCCGATTCGGCCCAAAAAATGCGGAGTCGTTTCGGGAATGGGGCTGAAAAATCTTTCCGCCCGTTATAAGCTCCTTTGTAATCAGGATATTGTGATAGAAAATGAATCTGATAAATTTACCGTAAAAATTCCCTTGCTTTCATGA
- the hisG gene encoding ATP phosphoribosyltransferase, with amino-acid sequence MLRIAVQAKGRLFEETMALLEESDIKLSTTKRTLLVQSSNFPIEVLFLRDDDIPQTVATGVADLGVVGENEFMEKEEDAEIIKRLGFSKCRLSLAMPKDLEYPGLSWFNGKKIATSYPVILRNFLKEKGVNAEIHVITGSVEVSPGIGLADAIFDIVSSGSTLVSNRLKEVEVVMKSEALLIGNKNMSDEKKEVLNELLFRMNAVKTAEDKKYVLMNAPKDKLEEIIAVLPGMKSPTVMPLAQEGWCSVHTVLDEKRFWEIIGKLKALGAEGILVLPIEKMIV; translated from the coding sequence ATGTTAAGAATTGCAGTACAGGCCAAAGGACGTCTTTTTGAAGAGACAATGGCACTTTTAGAAGAGTCGGATATCAAGTTGAGTACTACTAAACGTACCTTGTTGGTGCAGTCTTCCAATTTTCCTATTGAAGTATTATTCCTTCGTGATGATGATATTCCACAAACAGTAGCTACCGGTGTAGCCGATTTGGGTGTTGTCGGTGAAAATGAATTTATGGAAAAAGAAGAAGATGCTGAAATCATTAAACGCTTGGGATTCAGCAAATGCCGTTTGTCACTAGCTATGCCGAAAGATTTGGAATATCCGGGATTATCATGGTTTAATGGAAAGAAAATTGCCACTTCTTATCCTGTTATTCTTCGTAATTTCCTGAAGGAAAAGGGCGTGAATGCAGAAATTCACGTTATTACCGGTTCCGTAGAGGTATCTCCGGGCATTGGACTGGCTGATGCTATTTTTGATATTGTAAGTTCCGGCTCTACTTTGGTCAGCAACCGTTTGAAAGAAGTGGAGGTGGTCATGAAATCTGAAGCTCTACTGATTGGTAACAAGAATATGAGCGATGAGAAGAAAGAAGTGTTGAATGAATTACTGTTCCGCATGAATGCGGTGAAAACAGCAGAAGATAAGAAATACGTATTGATGAATGCTCCGAAGGATAAACTGGAAGAAATTATTGCCGTCTTGCCGGGTATGAAAAGTCCTACTGTCATGCCATTAGCGCAGGAAGGCTGGTGTTCGGTTCATACAGTATTGGACGAGAAACGTTTTTGGGAGATTATCGGAAAGTTGAAAGCTTTGGGCGCAGAAGGTATTCTGGTATTGCCGATTGAAAAGATGATCGTGTAA
- a CDS encoding PaaI family thioesterase, which yields MKKIINPWKGLEGYNCFGCAPNNEAGVRMEFYEDGDEIVSIWKPRPEYQGWIDTLHGGIQAVLLDEICAWVVLRKLQTTGVTSKMETRYRKSVDTKDSHVVLRAAIKEIKRNIVIIEAKLYNKDNEVCTEAVCTYFTFSQEKAKSEMHFLHCDVEPEEILPLI from the coding sequence ATGAAGAAGATAATAAATCCTTGGAAAGGTTTGGAAGGATACAATTGTTTTGGTTGTGCTCCCAATAACGAAGCCGGAGTAAGAATGGAATTTTATGAAGACGGTGACGAAATCGTGAGTATCTGGAAACCGCGTCCTGAATATCAGGGTTGGATTGACACTTTGCACGGCGGTATTCAAGCTGTTTTATTAGATGAAATTTGTGCTTGGGTTGTGTTGCGTAAATTGCAGACAACAGGAGTAACTTCTAAAATGGAAACTCGTTACCGGAAGTCTGTCGATACGAAAGATTCTCACGTTGTACTGCGGGCTGCTATCAAGGAAATAAAAAGAAACATTGTTATCATCGAAGCTAAGCTATATAATAAGGATAATGAAGTATGTACGGAGGCAGTTTGTACCTACTTTACTTTCTCACAGGAAAAGGCGAAAAGCGAAATGCATTTTTTGCACTGTGATGTAGAGCCGGAAGAAATTCTACCTTTAATTTGA